The sequence CACTCATAGTCTGCAGAAAACAGTCGCGAGAGGAATCGATGCTGCTCATTCTCGGCTCAGTTGCTGTCGATTCCGAGCGCCCGCTATCCCTGTTTCTCAACTACCTTGGCTATACATCTCATGATTTCACTTACGCTTTCCACTCCCTCCTCGGCATCGTGGTCATCACCTACGCCGCCGCAACCGCATTCCACATCGACCATACGGACTTCGGCACTCGCTTCAGGCTCATTTTCCTTGGCACCGTCATCCACCTGCTCCTCGACCTCACGATGCACCCCTGGCCCGAGCGCGGTCTCTACCTGCTGTACCCCCTCAAGATTCCCTACTCATTCGGCCTGGTGTGGTCTGACTACCCCTACTTTCCGCTCTTCGGCCTGCTGGCTCTTGCCATCGCACTTTTCATTCGCTCTATCTTATACTATGTCAACCAGGATTCCCAAGCAGCCTCTTAGCTCGCTAAAACGGGACCGTCCAATTTCGTTTTTGAGTTGCAGTTGAATTTGCTCAAGTGATTTCATGTCGAAAATCTTAAGCACTTCTCATTTTATAAAGGGCAAGAAAGCTGATTCATTGGGTAAGCAGGTTATGGAATCTCGGGCCGGGAATCTTCTTAGTCAGGGAGGGTATTTGAAACCATGTTCGGAGATGACAAGAAAAGAGAGAAACCGTATCAGAATGACCAGCAAGCTATTCCCTAAAATCAGCGGTAGAATTCTGGATGTGGGTAGTTTCGATGCTCGTGTTTCAAATTCGCTCAACCAAGAATCAGTAAATCTAGATTTGGTGAAGGAACACCTCAAAATGTCCAGAGGCCAAAGGGTTCAAGGATCAGCTACCCACCTTCCATTCAAGAAGAACTCATTTCAAGGTGTGATATGTACTGAAGTGCTTGAGCATCTTTCCGACTTGGACTTGAGAAAGGCTACGCTCGAAATCCAGAAGGTATCACGGGAGCATATTCTTGCTTCCGTTCCATTTGAAGAGGAACTATTTAGGCATGTCCGGAGATGCAAGTTCTGCAATACTTACAGCCATCCGTATGGCCATCTTCAATCTTTTTCGACTCGCGATTTGCTTGATCTTTTCGAGGAGTATCAGCCAGTTGCGATCTCATACATAGGCAGGAACCCTACTGGATGCAGAAGAATCTGGAAGGCTATGGCCAGCGCTGGTGTATTTCTGCCGATAGTGCACGGAAAATGTCCCCGGTGTGGAAAAACAAGCCAGAAAAAAGAAGTAGGGCATTACCTGATCAACTTCATCTACTTGATCGACTTCTTGATAAGATTCCTATGGATTGTTCTTGGAGTAGTCAAACCAAATTGGGTGGCAGTTTTGTTCCAGTTTGACAAATCCTCTAAGCCCCCTTCGTAACTGTGCATTTCGACGGTTTTCCATACTAGCACGGAAAGGAGCGTGATTGTGAGTTTCGGATTTGTTACGCTTAAGAAGGCCGCAATACGAATGATGGTTTTCTAAGTTCAAGCACGAATATCAAGATGATATTTCACAAATCAACTCAATATCTTCTGAAAATGGATTTAGATGCTAAAGACTCTCGTTTCATATTCTCTAGATTATTCACGTTTTTATCTTGGATTATCTTATCGATTAGCTACATGCTGAGAATGCGCCAACTACGAATTATATTGAATCAGGAATTGCAATTATGCTCTCATTCCTACCCGTCATAGATTTAGCCCGAATTTACTTCCTTGTCAAATGCTTGCTACTGAGTATCAGAATGTGTACAGTATTGTTCCTCGGGCAAACCATGGCAAATACAAGAGGAGCAAAGCTAGCATTTCCATACTGATGATTAAAACAGATTATTGGCGTGATGGCTGGTGTACTGTTAGTAACAACATATTGCTGGACAGGCGGATAGTACTCGAATCGTGGACGTAGTTAATCGGGATTAGGATTAAATGCCCTCTCAATACGACTATGTACAGTATACCCTGTAGCTGGTAGGAAAACGGTAGTGTATGAATAAGCGTAGTCACCTAGTATGTCTCATCGCTCTAGCAATCCTGATTGCTCCTCTAACCCAAACTGACATGGAGCTTTCAACAACACAAGTCGAGAACGAATCGAATCTGGATGTCCCGGGAGACTTCCCTGAAGACTTGAACGCCAAAAATGATTCAGAACATGCGGATAATGTCAATCTCGACATGATGCATTTCACTGAGACCCCATCTTCAGAAGGTGGGCTCGACTATGTCTGCAGAAGGGGTGTCGATCCTGTGGCTTATTTCGGCAAGTCGACAGTGAAATACCTCTCAGGGGGCACAGTATTCACGTTGGAGTTTCCAGGAAGCAATTCAGTTGACCCCGTAGGTGAAAAACCAATTGGGTCCGTGACGAATTACTTCCTGGGCTCTGATTCCGCACAATGGAGAACTGGGCTTTCAGATTACTCCATGCTTCGGTACCCAGAAATCTATCCTGGAATCGATTTAGTCTACAGAATTCATGACGAACATTTGAAATACGATTTCGTCGTATATCCCCGCGGCAACCCAAAAGATATTCGTCTTAGATATGCGAGAGCTGACAATCTTGAGATAAGGAAGAATAGAGTAACTATCACACGAAATGGTTTTCAGATTGCAGACACTGATCTTCAAGTATTCGAAAAGGGGAAACGGAATTATGAGATAACTTCTAGTTTTGCAAGGTTAAATGAGAACACTGTAATCTTCTCTTTGGGTTCCTATGATTCGAGTACCACTCTGATAATCGATCCCTTATTATTGGCTTACAGTACTTTCCTTGGTGGTGGTAGCAATGACACCGCATATGATATTGCGGTTGAAGATGGACATTCATACATCACTGGCATAACCGACTCTGGTGATTTTCCTATTCACAACGCTTT comes from Candidatus Lokiarchaeota archaeon and encodes:
- a CDS encoding methyltransferase domain-containing protein, which translates into the protein MSKILSTSHFIKGKKADSLGKQVMESRAGNLLSQGGYLKPCSEMTRKERNRIRMTSKLFPKISGRILDVGSFDARVSNSLNQESVNLDLVKEHLKMSRGQRVQGSATHLPFKKNSFQGVICTEVLEHLSDLDLRKATLEIQKVSREHILASVPFEEELFRHVRRCKFCNTYSHPYGHLQSFSTRDLLDLFEEYQPVAISYIGRNPTGCRRIWKAMASAGVFLPIVHGKCPRCGKTSQKKEVGHYLINFIYLIDFLIRFLWIVLGVVKPNWVAVLFQFDKSSKPPS